A genomic window from Klebsiella quasipneumoniae subsp. quasipneumoniae includes:
- the kefC gene encoding glutathione-regulated potassium-efflux system protein KefC, translating to MDSHTLIQALIYLGAAALIVPIAVRLGLGSVLGYLIAGCIIGPWGLRLVTDAEAILHFAEIGVVLMLFVIGLELDPQRLWKLRASVFGGGALQMVACGVLIGLFCMLLGLRWQVAELIGMTLALSSTAIAMQAMNERNLTMSQMGRSAFAVLLFQDIAAIPLVAMIPLLAASGGATSLMAFALSALKVAAALALVVVLGRYLTRPLLRFVARSGLREVFSAVALFLVFGFGLLLEEVGLSMAMGAFLAGVLLASSEYRHALESDIEPFKGLLLGLFFIGVGMSIDFGTLVTHPLRIVILLVGFLAIKMLMLWLIARPLGVPRAQRRWFAVLLGQGSEFAFVVFGAARMAEVLDGEWAKALTLAVALSMAATPILLVLLTRLEKSSSGQARDADEIDEEQPRVIVAGFGRFGQIAGRLLLSSGVKMVILDHDPDHVDTLRKFDMKVFYGDATRVDLLESAGAEKAEVLINAIDDPHVSLELVARVKEHFPHLQIISRARDVDHYIQLRQAGVEAPERETFEAALKSGRMTLEALGLGAYEARERADLFRRFNLQMVEEMVAMAENDAASRVAVFKRTSDMLTGIINEDRHHLSLVQRHGWQGTEEGRHTGDIADEPENKPSA from the coding sequence ATGGATAGCCATACGCTGATACAGGCGCTGATTTACCTGGGCGCCGCGGCGCTGATTGTGCCCATCGCCGTCCGCCTTGGGCTTGGGTCGGTGCTGGGCTATCTCATCGCCGGCTGTATTATCGGGCCGTGGGGGCTGCGGCTGGTGACCGACGCCGAGGCGATTCTGCACTTTGCCGAGATTGGCGTGGTGCTGATGCTGTTCGTCATTGGTCTGGAGCTGGATCCGCAGCGTCTGTGGAAGCTGCGCGCTTCGGTGTTTGGCGGCGGCGCGCTGCAGATGGTGGCCTGTGGGGTATTGATCGGCCTCTTTTGCATGCTGCTGGGCCTGCGCTGGCAGGTGGCCGAGCTGATCGGTATGACCCTGGCGCTCTCCTCAACCGCTATCGCCATGCAGGCGATGAATGAGCGCAATTTGACGATGTCGCAGATGGGGCGCAGCGCCTTCGCGGTGCTGCTGTTCCAGGATATCGCGGCGATCCCGCTGGTGGCGATGATCCCGCTGCTGGCGGCCAGCGGCGGCGCCACTTCGCTGATGGCTTTTGCCCTCTCCGCGCTGAAGGTGGCCGCGGCGCTGGCGCTGGTGGTGGTTCTGGGGCGCTATCTGACCCGTCCGCTGCTGCGCTTTGTCGCCCGTTCCGGTCTGCGCGAAGTGTTCAGCGCCGTGGCCCTGTTCCTGGTCTTCGGCTTTGGGCTGTTGCTGGAGGAGGTGGGGCTGTCGATGGCGATGGGGGCGTTTCTCGCCGGGGTGCTGCTGGCCAGCTCCGAGTATCGCCATGCGCTGGAGAGCGATATTGAGCCGTTTAAGGGCCTGCTGCTGGGGCTGTTCTTTATCGGCGTCGGGATGTCGATTGATTTCGGCACCCTGGTTACCCACCCGCTGCGTATTGTGATTTTGCTGGTGGGTTTCCTGGCGATAAAAATGCTGATGCTGTGGCTTATCGCCAGACCGCTTGGCGTGCCTCGCGCCCAGCGCCGCTGGTTTGCGGTGCTGCTGGGGCAGGGGAGTGAGTTCGCGTTTGTGGTCTTTGGCGCCGCGCGGATGGCGGAGGTGCTGGACGGCGAATGGGCAAAGGCGCTGACCCTGGCGGTGGCGCTGTCGATGGCGGCAACCCCCATTCTGCTGGTGCTGCTGACCCGTCTGGAGAAATCCTCCAGCGGCCAGGCGCGGGATGCGGACGAGATTGATGAAGAGCAGCCGCGGGTGATTGTCGCCGGCTTTGGCCGCTTCGGACAGATCGCCGGGCGACTGCTGCTCTCCAGCGGGGTGAAGATGGTGATCCTCGATCACGACCCGGACCATGTCGATACCCTGCGCAAATTTGATATGAAGGTCTTCTACGGCGATGCCACCCGGGTCGATCTGCTGGAGTCGGCTGGCGCCGAAAAGGCGGAGGTGTTGATCAATGCCATTGACGATCCGCACGTCAGCCTGGAGCTGGTGGCGAGGGTAAAAGAGCATTTTCCGCATCTGCAGATTATCTCCCGCGCCCGCGATGTCGATCACTATATCCAACTGCGTCAGGCTGGCGTCGAAGCCCCGGAGCGTGAAACCTTCGAGGCGGCGCTGAAATCCGGCCGGATGACGCTGGAGGCGCTGGGGCTCGGCGCGTATGAAGCGCGCGAGCGGGCCGATCTGTTCCGTCGCTTCAACCTGCAGATGGTCGAAGAGATGGTGGCGATGGCGGAAAACGACGCGGCGTCGCGGGTGGCGGTCTTCAAGCGGACCAGCGATATGCTGACCGGCATCATCAACGAAGATCGTCATCATCTGTCGCTGGTGCAGCGTCACGGCTGGCAGGGGACGGAAGAGGGCAGGCACACCGGCGATATCGCCGATGAGCCGGAAAATAAGCCCTCCGCCTGA
- the kefF gene encoding glutathione-regulated potassium-efflux system oxidoreductase KefF, whose protein sequence is MILIIYAHPYPQHSHANKRMLEQAGTLEGVEIRSLYQLYPDFNIDVAAEQAALARADLVIWQHPMQWYSVPPLLKLWMDKVLSHGWAYGHNGIALRGKSLMWAVTTGGGESHFDIGSFPGFPVLAQPLQATALYCGMKWLPPFAMHCTFICDDETLQAQARHYRQRLIDWQEAHQNG, encoded by the coding sequence ATGATTCTGATAATTTATGCGCATCCTTATCCGCAGCATTCGCATGCGAATAAGCGAATGCTTGAACAAGCAGGGACGCTTGAAGGCGTAGAGATACGCTCCCTCTATCAACTCTATCCCGACTTTAATATCGATGTCGCCGCCGAGCAGGCGGCGCTCGCCCGTGCCGATCTGGTTATCTGGCAGCACCCGATGCAGTGGTATAGCGTGCCGCCGCTGCTGAAGCTGTGGATGGACAAAGTGCTGTCGCACGGCTGGGCCTATGGCCATAACGGTATTGCGCTGCGCGGTAAATCGCTGATGTGGGCGGTGACCACCGGCGGCGGTGAAAGCCACTTTGATATCGGTTCGTTTCCCGGTTTCCCGGTGCTGGCGCAGCCGCTGCAGGCCACGGCGCTCTACTGCGGGATGAAATGGCTGCCGCCGTTCGCCATGCACTGCACCTTTATCTGCGATGACGAAACGCTGCAGGCGCAGGCCCGCCATTATCGTCAACGCTTAATCGACTGGCAGGAGGCACATCAGAATGGATAG
- a CDS encoding YgdI/YgdR family lipoprotein, protein MRNNILVASALAATAIMFVAGCSSNQSIKTTDGKTIVTSGKPQVDDDTGLVSYKNAETGRVEQINRDQVKSMDELDN, encoded by the coding sequence ATGCGGAACAATATTCTGGTGGCATCCGCGCTGGCAGCGACGGCAATCATGTTCGTGGCCGGTTGCTCATCGAATCAGTCGATCAAAACCACCGACGGCAAGACCATTGTCACCAGCGGTAAACCGCAGGTGGATGATGATACCGGTCTGGTCTCCTACAAAAATGCCGAAACCGGACGCGTGGAGCAGATTAACCGCGATCAGGTGAAATCCATGGATGAGCTGGATAATTAA
- the carB gene encoding carbamoyl-phosphate synthase large subunit: protein MPKRTDIKSILILGAGPIVIGQACEFDYSGAQACKALREEGYRVILVNSNPATIMTDPEMADATYIEPIHWEVVRKIIEKERPDAVLPTMGGQTALNCALELERQGVLAEFGVTMIGATADAIDKAEDRRRFDIAMKKIGLDTARSGIAHTMEEALAVAADVGYPCIIRPSFTMGGTGGGIAYNREEFEEICTRGLDLSPTNELLIDESLIGWKEYEMEVVRDKNDNCIIVCSIENFDAMGIHTGDSITVAPAQTLTDKEYQIMRNASMAVLREIGVETGGSNVQFAVNPKNGRLIVIEMNPRVSRSSALASKATGFPIAKVAAKLAVGYTLDELMNDITGGRTPASFEPSIDYVVTKIPRFNFEKFAGANDRLTTQMKSVGEVMAIGRTQQESLQKALRGLEVGATGFDPKVSLDDPEALTKIRRELKDAGAERIWYIADAFRAGLSVDGVFNLTNIDRWFLVQIEELVRLEEKVAEVGINGLDADFLRTLKRKGFADARLAKLAGVREAEIRKLRDQYDLHPVYKRVDTCAAEFATDTAYMYSTYEEECESNPSVDRDKIMVLGGGPNRIGQGIEFDYCCVHASLALREDGYETIMVNCNPETVSTDYDTSDRLYFEPVTLEDVLEIVRIEKPKGVIVQYGGQTPLKLARALEAAGVPVIGTSPDAIDRAEDRERFQHAVDRLKLKQPANATVTAIEQAVEKAKEIGYPLVVRPSYVLGGRAMEIVYDEQDLRRYFQTAVSVSNDAPVLLDRFLDDAIEVDVDAICDGEMVLIGGIMEHIEQAGVHSGDSACSLPAYTLSKEIQDVMREQVQKLAFELQVRGLMNVQFAVKDNEVYLIEVNPRAARTVPFVSKATGVPLAKVAARVMAGKTLAQQGVTKEIIPPYYSVKEVVLPFNKFPGVDPLLGPEMRSTGEVMGVGRTFAEAFAKAQLGSNSTMKKQGRALLSVREGDKERVVDLAAKLLKFGFELDATHGTAIVLGEAGINPRLVNKVHEGRPHIQDRIKNGEYTYIINTTAGRQAIEDSKLIRRSALQYKVHYDTTLNGGFATAMALNADATDKVISVQEMHAQITK, encoded by the coding sequence ATGCCAAAACGTACAGACATAAAAAGTATCCTGATTCTGGGCGCGGGCCCGATTGTTATCGGTCAGGCGTGCGAGTTTGACTACTCCGGCGCCCAGGCCTGTAAAGCCCTGCGCGAAGAGGGCTACCGCGTTATCCTGGTGAACTCTAACCCGGCGACCATCATGACCGACCCGGAAATGGCCGATGCCACCTACATCGAGCCGATTCACTGGGAAGTGGTGCGCAAAATCATCGAAAAAGAGCGCCCGGACGCGGTGCTGCCGACCATGGGCGGCCAGACGGCGCTGAACTGCGCGCTGGAGCTGGAGCGTCAGGGGGTGCTGGCTGAATTCGGCGTGACCATGATTGGCGCCACCGCCGATGCGATTGACAAGGCCGAAGACCGTCGCCGTTTCGATATCGCGATGAAAAAAATCGGTCTCGACACCGCGCGTTCCGGTATCGCCCACACGATGGAAGAGGCGCTGGCGGTAGCGGCTGACGTCGGCTATCCGTGCATCATCCGTCCGTCGTTCACCATGGGTGGCACCGGCGGCGGCATCGCCTATAACCGCGAAGAGTTCGAAGAGATTTGTACCCGCGGCCTGGATCTCTCTCCCACCAACGAGCTGCTGATTGATGAATCGCTGATCGGCTGGAAAGAGTATGAGATGGAAGTGGTGCGCGATAAGAACGACAACTGCATCATCGTCTGCTCTATCGAAAACTTCGACGCCATGGGGATCCACACCGGTGACTCCATCACCGTTGCGCCGGCGCAGACCCTGACCGACAAAGAGTACCAAATCATGCGTAACGCCTCGATGGCGGTGCTGCGTGAAATCGGCGTCGAAACCGGCGGCTCTAACGTTCAGTTCGCGGTCAACCCGAAAAACGGTCGCCTGATCGTTATCGAAATGAACCCGCGCGTTTCCCGCTCCTCGGCGCTGGCCTCCAAAGCCACCGGCTTCCCGATTGCTAAAGTGGCCGCCAAGCTGGCGGTAGGTTACACCCTCGACGAGCTGATGAACGACATCACCGGCGGCCGTACCCCGGCTTCCTTCGAGCCGTCCATCGACTACGTGGTCACGAAAATCCCACGCTTTAACTTCGAAAAATTCGCCGGCGCCAACGACCGTCTGACCACCCAGATGAAGTCCGTCGGCGAAGTGATGGCGATTGGCCGTACCCAGCAGGAGTCCTTGCAGAAAGCGCTGCGCGGTCTGGAAGTGGGCGCCACTGGCTTCGACCCGAAAGTGAGCCTCGACGATCCGGAAGCGCTGACTAAAATCCGCCGCGAACTGAAAGACGCCGGCGCTGAGCGTATCTGGTACATCGCCGACGCGTTCCGCGCGGGCCTCTCGGTTGACGGCGTCTTCAACCTGACCAACATCGACCGCTGGTTCCTGGTGCAGATTGAAGAGCTGGTCCGTCTGGAAGAGAAAGTGGCGGAAGTGGGCATCAACGGCCTCGACGCTGACTTCCTGCGCACCCTGAAGCGTAAAGGCTTTGCCGATGCGCGTCTGGCGAAGCTGGCGGGCGTGCGGGAAGCGGAAATCCGCAAACTGCGCGACCAGTATGATCTGCACCCGGTCTACAAGCGCGTGGACACCTGCGCCGCGGAATTCGCCACCGATACCGCCTATATGTACTCCACTTATGAAGAAGAGTGCGAGTCCAACCCGTCCGTTGACCGCGATAAAATCATGGTCCTCGGCGGCGGCCCGAACCGTATCGGTCAGGGTATCGAATTCGACTACTGCTGCGTACACGCCTCGCTGGCGCTGCGCGAAGACGGTTACGAGACCATCATGGTCAACTGTAACCCGGAAACCGTCTCTACTGACTACGACACTTCCGACCGTCTGTACTTCGAGCCGGTCACCCTGGAAGACGTGCTGGAAATCGTGCGCATCGAGAAGCCAAAAGGCGTTATCGTGCAGTACGGCGGCCAGACGCCGCTGAAGCTGGCGCGCGCGCTGGAAGCCGCAGGCGTACCGGTTATCGGTACCAGCCCGGACGCTATCGACCGTGCGGAAGACCGTGAGCGCTTCCAGCACGCGGTTGACCGTCTGAAGCTGAAGCAGCCGGCGAACGCCACCGTCACCGCCATTGAACAGGCGGTAGAGAAAGCGAAAGAGATTGGCTACCCGCTGGTGGTGCGTCCGTCTTACGTGCTGGGCGGCCGGGCGATGGAGATCGTCTATGACGAGCAGGATCTGCGCCGCTACTTCCAGACTGCGGTCAGCGTCTCCAACGACGCGCCGGTGCTGCTGGACCGCTTCCTCGACGACGCGATTGAAGTGGATGTTGATGCTATCTGCGATGGTGAAATGGTGCTGATTGGCGGCATCATGGAGCATATCGAGCAGGCAGGCGTTCACTCCGGCGACTCCGCCTGTTCCCTGCCAGCCTACACCCTGAGCAAAGAGATTCAGGATGTGATGCGCGAGCAGGTGCAGAAGCTGGCCTTCGAGCTGCAGGTTCGCGGTCTGATGAACGTCCAGTTCGCGGTGAAAGATAACGAAGTCTATCTGATTGAAGTCAACCCGCGTGCGGCGCGTACCGTGCCGTTCGTCTCCAAAGCCACCGGCGTACCGCTGGCGAAAGTGGCGGCGCGCGTGATGGCCGGTAAGACGCTGGCGCAGCAGGGCGTGACCAAAGAGATCATCCCGCCGTACTACTCGGTGAAAGAGGTGGTTCTGCCGTTCAACAAATTCCCGGGCGTTGACCCGCTGTTAGGGCCAGAAATGCGCTCCACCGGGGAAGTGATGGGCGTCGGCCGCACCTTTGCCGAAGCGTTCGCCAAGGCGCAGCTGGGCAGTAACTCGACCATGAAGAAACAGGGGCGCGCGCTGCTCTCCGTCCGCGAAGGCGACAAAGAGCGCGTGGTCGACCTGGCGGCGAAGCTGCTGAAGTTTGGTTTCGAGCTGGATGCAACCCACGGTACCGCGATTGTGCTGGGCGAAGCCGGCATCAACCCGCGTCTGGTGAACAAGGTGCATGAAGGTCGTCCGCACATTCAGGACCGTATCAAGAATGGCGAATACACCTACATCATCAACACCACCGCAGGTCGTCAGGCGATTGAAGACTCCAAGCTGATTCGCCGCAGCGCCCTGCAGTACAAAGTGCACTATGACACCACCCTGAACGGCGGCTTTGCCACCGCGATGGCGCTGAACGCTGACGCCACCGACAAGGTGATTTCGGTTCAGGAAATGCACGCGCAAATCACCAAATAA
- the carA gene encoding glutamine-hydrolyzing carbamoyl-phosphate synthase small subunit: protein MIKSALLVLEDGTQFHGRAIGATGTAVGEVVFNTSMTGYQEILTDPSYSRQIVTLTYPHIGNVGTNAADEESSQVHAQGLVIRDLPLIASNFRSTEDLSSYLKRHNIVAIADIDTRKLTRLLREKGAQNGCIIAGDSPDAQLALEKAKAFPGLNGMDLAKEVTTAETYSWTQGSWTLAGDLPEAKAESELPFHVVAYDFGAKRNILRMLVDRGCRLTVVPAKTSAADVLALNPDGIFLSNGPGDPAPCDYAIDAIEKFLETDIPVFGICLGHQLLALASGAKTIKMKFGHHGGNHPVKDIDNNVVMITAQNHGFAVDEATLPANLRVTHKSLFDGTLQGIHRTDKPAFSFQGHPEASPGPHDAAPLFDHFIELIEQYRQSAK, encoded by the coding sequence TTGATTAAGTCAGCGCTATTGGTTCTGGAAGACGGAACCCAGTTTCACGGTCGGGCCATCGGGGCAACCGGCACGGCGGTTGGGGAAGTCGTTTTCAATACTTCAATGACCGGTTATCAAGAAATCCTCACTGATCCTTCCTATTCCCGCCAAATCGTCACTCTTACTTATCCTCATATTGGTAATGTCGGCACCAACGCCGCCGATGAAGAATCTTCTCAGGTACATGCTCAGGGTCTGGTTATTCGCGACCTGCCGCTGATTGCCAGCAACTTCCGCAGTACCGAAGACCTCTCTTCCTATCTGAAGCGCCATAACATTGTGGCGATTGCCGATATCGATACCCGCAAGCTGACGCGTCTGCTGCGTGAGAAAGGGGCGCAGAACGGCTGCATCATCGCGGGCGACAGTCCGGATGCCCAGCTGGCGCTGGAAAAAGCGAAAGCGTTCCCTGGCCTGAACGGCATGGACCTGGCGAAAGAAGTGACCACCGCAGAAACCTACAGCTGGACGCAAGGCAGCTGGACCCTGGCGGGCGACCTGCCGGAAGCGAAAGCGGAAAGCGAGCTGCCGTTCCACGTCGTCGCGTATGACTTCGGCGCGAAACGCAACATCCTGCGCATGCTGGTTGACCGCGGCTGCCGCCTGACGGTGGTGCCGGCGAAGACTTCGGCGGCGGATGTGCTGGCGCTCAATCCGGACGGCATTTTCCTCTCCAACGGTCCTGGCGACCCGGCGCCGTGTGATTACGCTATCGACGCGATTGAAAAATTCCTGGAGACCGATATTCCGGTGTTCGGCATCTGCCTCGGCCATCAGCTGCTGGCGCTGGCGAGCGGCGCCAAGACCATTAAAATGAAGTTCGGCCACCACGGCGGCAACCACCCGGTGAAAGATATTGATAATAACGTGGTGATGATCACCGCCCAGAACCACGGTTTCGCCGTGGATGAGGCGACGCTGCCGGCCAACCTGCGCGTGACCCACAAGTCGCTGTTCGACGGCACCCTGCAGGGGATCCATCGCACCGACAAGCCGGCGTTCAGCTTCCAGGGCCACCCTGAAGCGAGCCCGGGGCCGCACGATGCCGCGCCGCTGTTCGACCACTTTATCGAGTTAATTGAGCAATACCGTCAGTCCGCGAAATAA
- the dapB gene encoding 4-hydroxy-tetrahydrodipicolinate reductase: MHDAQIRVAIAGAGGRMGRQLIQAALQMDGVALGAALEREGSSLVGSDAGELAGAGKAGVTVQSSLTAVKDDFDVLIDFTRPEGTLNHLAFCRDHGKGMVIGTTGFDDAGKQAISDAAQEIAIVFAANFSVGVNVLLKLLEKAAKVMGDYTDIEIIEAHHRHKVDAPSGTALAMGEAIAGALNKDLKDCAVYSREGHTGERVPGTIGFATVRAGDIVGEHTAMFADIGERIEITHKASSRMTFANGAVRSALWLKGKKNGLFDMRDVLELNSL; encoded by the coding sequence ATGCATGATGCACAAATCCGCGTGGCCATCGCCGGCGCGGGCGGCCGGATGGGACGCCAGTTAATTCAGGCTGCGCTGCAGATGGATGGAGTGGCGCTGGGCGCGGCGCTGGAGCGTGAAGGATCCAGCCTGGTGGGCAGCGACGCCGGCGAGCTGGCGGGCGCCGGCAAAGCGGGCGTCACGGTGCAGAGCAGCCTGACGGCGGTAAAAGATGATTTCGACGTGTTGATCGATTTTACCCGCCCGGAAGGCACGCTGAACCATTTGGCGTTTTGCCGCGACCACGGCAAAGGGATGGTCATCGGCACCACCGGTTTTGACGACGCTGGCAAGCAGGCGATTAGCGATGCCGCGCAGGAGATTGCCATTGTCTTTGCCGCTAACTTTAGCGTCGGCGTCAATGTTCTGTTAAAGCTGCTGGAGAAGGCGGCGAAGGTGATGGGCGACTACACCGACATCGAAATTATCGAAGCGCACCATCGGCATAAAGTGGATGCGCCTTCAGGCACCGCGCTGGCGATGGGCGAAGCGATCGCCGGGGCATTGAACAAAGATCTCAAGGACTGCGCAGTCTACAGTCGTGAAGGCCACACTGGCGAACGCGTCCCGGGCACCATTGGCTTCGCGACCGTCCGCGCGGGGGATATCGTCGGTGAACATACAGCGATGTTTGCTGATATTGGCGAACGTATTGAGATCACCCATAAAGCCTCCAGTCGGATGACATTTGCTAATGGCGCGGTTCGCTCTGCATTATGGCTGAAAGGCAAGAAAAATGGCCTCTTTGATATGCGAGACGTGCTGGAACTGAATAGTTTATAA
- the citG gene encoding triphosphoribosyl-dephospho-CoA synthase CitG, producing MSDVLIQPPRVLRGKPLSAEEVVSAVERALLTEVRLTPKPGLVDIRNAGAHRDMDLASFEASTAVVAPWMEKFFIMGHDTAAVAPEQVLMMLRPVGMACENDMLEATGGVNTHRGAIFAFGLLSAAAGRLVSKGEPIEQHRLCDQVARFCRGMVMQELSSASGERLSKGEMHFLRYGFSGARGEAESGFLTVRTQALPVFNRMMEETGDSNLALLQTLLHLMAWNDDTNLVSRGGLAGLNYVQQEAQRLLWQGGVLADGGLEALRQFDDDLIARHLSPGGSADLLAVTWFLSAFPAGALFPL from the coding sequence ATGAGCGACGTGTTAATTCAACCTCCGCGTGTGCTACGCGGAAAACCACTGAGCGCCGAAGAGGTGGTCAGCGCGGTAGAGCGCGCGCTGTTGACCGAAGTTCGCCTGACCCCTAAGCCCGGGCTGGTGGATATTCGTAACGCTGGCGCGCACCGGGATATGGATCTGGCCTCGTTTGAGGCCAGTACCGCGGTGGTGGCGCCGTGGATGGAGAAGTTTTTTATCATGGGCCACGATACCGCGGCGGTCGCGCCGGAGCAGGTGTTGATGATGCTGCGTCCGGTGGGAATGGCCTGCGAGAACGATATGCTGGAGGCCACCGGCGGAGTGAATACCCATCGTGGGGCGATCTTCGCTTTTGGCCTGCTCAGCGCGGCAGCGGGCAGGCTGGTCTCGAAAGGCGAGCCGATAGAGCAGCACCGGCTTTGCGACCAGGTGGCGCGCTTCTGTCGCGGCATGGTTATGCAGGAATTGTCCTCCGCCAGTGGGGAACGGCTGAGCAAAGGCGAGATGCATTTTCTGCGTTACGGCTTCTCCGGCGCCCGCGGCGAGGCGGAGAGCGGATTCCTGACTGTGCGCACCCAGGCATTACCGGTCTTTAACCGCATGATGGAGGAGACCGGCGACAGCAATCTGGCGCTACTGCAAACCCTGCTGCATCTGATGGCATGGAATGATGACACCAATCTGGTGTCACGCGGTGGGCTGGCCGGATTGAACTATGTCCAGCAGGAGGCGCAGCGGCTGCTGTGGCAGGGCGGCGTGCTGGCTGACGGTGGGCTGGAGGCGTTGCGCCAGTTTGATGACGATCTGATTGCCCGCCATCTTAGCCCCGGCGGTAGCGCCGATCTGCTGGCGGTGACCTGGTTTTTATCCGCGTTTCCCGCCGGCGCGCTTTTCCCGCTGTAA
- the citF gene encoding citrate lyase subunit alpha, with product MKETVAMLNQQYVMPEGLTPYSGVTAKSPWLASETEKRRRKICDSLETAIRRSGLRNGMTISFHHAFRGGDKVVNMVVAKLAEMGFRDLTLASSSLIDAHWPLIEHIKNGVIRQIYTSGLRGKLGEEISAGLMENPVQIHSHGGRVQLIQSGELSIDVAFLGVPCCDEFGNANGFSGKSRCGSLGYARVDAEHAKCVVLLTEEWVDYPNYPASIAQDQVDLIVQVDEVGDPEKITAGAIRLTSNPRELLIARQAAKVVEHSGYFKEGFSLQTGTGGASLAVSRFLEDKMRRNGITASFGLGGITGTMVDLHEKGLIKTLLDTQSFDGDAARSLAQNPNHVEISTNQYASPGSKGASCERLNVVMLSALEIDTDFNVNVMTGSNGVLRGASGGHSDTAAGADLTIITAPLVRGRIPCVVEKVLTRVTPGASVDVLVTDHGIAVNPARQDLIDNLRNAGIALMTIEELQQRAELLTGKPKAIEFTDRVVAVVRYRDGSVIDVIHQVKNSD from the coding sequence ATGAAAGAGACAGTAGCAATGCTTAATCAGCAGTATGTGATGCCGGAAGGATTGACCCCTTACAGCGGCGTGACGGCGAAAAGCCCATGGCTGGCCAGTGAGACGGAAAAGCGGCGGCGTAAAATCTGCGACTCGCTGGAAACGGCAATCCGTCGTTCCGGCCTGCGAAACGGCATGACCATCTCGTTCCACCACGCGTTTCGCGGCGGTGACAAAGTGGTCAATATGGTGGTGGCGAAGCTGGCGGAGATGGGCTTTCGCGATCTGACCCTGGCGTCCAGTTCGCTTATCGACGCTCACTGGCCGCTGATCGAGCATATTAAAAACGGCGTGATCCGCCAGATCTACACCTCCGGCCTGCGCGGGAAGCTCGGCGAGGAGATCTCCGCCGGGCTGATGGAAAATCCGGTGCAGATCCACTCTCACGGTGGTCGCGTACAGCTGATCCAAAGCGGTGAGTTGTCCATTGACGTGGCGTTCCTCGGCGTTCCCTGCTGCGATGAGTTTGGCAATGCCAACGGCTTTAGCGGTAAGTCGCGCTGCGGCTCGCTGGGCTACGCGCGCGTTGATGCGGAACATGCCAAATGCGTCGTGCTGTTGACCGAAGAGTGGGTGGACTACCCTAACTACCCGGCCAGTATCGCCCAGGATCAGGTGGATCTGATCGTTCAGGTGGACGAAGTAGGCGATCCGGAAAAAATCACCGCTGGCGCCATTCGTCTGACCAGCAATCCGCGCGAGCTGCTGATCGCCCGCCAGGCGGCGAAAGTGGTCGAACACTCCGGTTACTTTAAAGAGGGGTTCTCGCTGCAGACCGGTACCGGCGGCGCCTCGCTGGCGGTGAGCCGCTTCCTGGAAGACAAAATGCGCCGCAACGGTATCACCGCCAGCTTCGGCCTTGGCGGCATCACCGGGACGATGGTCGATCTGCATGAGAAAGGGCTGATTAAAACGCTGCTCGACACCCAGTCGTTCGATGGCGATGCGGCGCGCTCGCTGGCGCAGAACCCGAACCACGTCGAAATCTCTACCAATCAGTATGCCAGCCCGGGTTCCAAAGGGGCCTCCTGCGAGCGCTTAAACGTGGTAATGCTCAGCGCGCTGGAAATTGACACCGACTTTAACGTCAACGTGATGACCGGCTCCAATGGCGTGCTGCGCGGCGCGTCAGGCGGCCATAGCGATACCGCCGCCGGCGCGGATTTGACCATCATTACCGCGCCGTTAGTTCGCGGCCGCATTCCCTGCGTCGTGGAAAAGGTGCTGACCCGCGTGACGCCGGGAGCCAGCGTGGATGTGCTGGTCACCGACCATGGCATTGCGGTAAACCCGGCGCGCCAGGACCTGATCGACAATTTACGCAACGCCGGTATTGCGCTGATGACCATAGAGGAACTGCAGCAGCGCGCGGAGTTGCTGACGGGCAAACCGAAAGCGATCGAATTTACCGATCGGGTGGTGGCGGTAGTCCGCTATCGCGACGGTTCGGTCATCGATGTGATCCATCAGGTGAAAAACAGCGACTAA